A DNA window from Oncorhynchus tshawytscha isolate Ot180627B linkage group LG13, Otsh_v2.0, whole genome shotgun sequence contains the following coding sequences:
- the LOC112246109 gene encoding melanocortin receptor 5-like, which yields MNPMEEMTTMSLPMWARFANSSKLYYNPNTTVAPNFLTKPKACEQLNIATEVFLILGIISLLENILVICAIIKNKNLHSPMYFFVCSLAVADMLVSVSNAWETIIIYLLTNRQLIVDDHFIRQMDNVFDSMICISVVASMCSLLAIAVDRYVTIFYALRYHSIMTHRRAALIIGAIWTFCTGCGIVFIMYSDTTPVIICLVSMFFTMLVLMASLYSHMFMLARSHVKRIAALPGYNSIHQRASMKGAITLTILLGIFIVCWAPFFLHLILMISCPRNLYCVCFMSHFNMYLILIMCNSVIDPLIYAFRSQEMRKTFKEIIGCYSLRNVFECLPVCYKPGVP from the coding sequence ATGAACCCTATGGAGGAAATGACGACCATGTCTCTGCCGATGTGGGCTCGGTTCGCCAACTCCAGCAAGCTGTACTACAACCCCAACACCACTGTGGCCCCTAATTTCCTCACCAAACCCAAGGCCTGTGAGCAGCTCAACATCGCCACAGAGGTCTTCCTCATCCTGGGTATTATCAGTTTGTtggagaacatcctggtcatctgcGCCATCATCAAGAACAAGAACCTCCACTCCCCCATGTACTTCTTTGTGTGTTCCCTGGCTGTGGCCGACATGCTGGTCAGCGTCTCCAACGCCTGGGAGACCATCATCATCTACCTGCTGACCAACCGGCAGCTCATTGTGGACGACCATTTTATTCGTCAGATGGACAACGTCTTTGACTCCATGATCTGTATATCAGTGGTGGCGTCTATGTGTTCTCTCCTGGCCATCGCTGTGGACCGGTATGTGACCATCTTCTACGCTCTGCGTTACCACAGCATCATGACCCATAGACGGGCCGCTCTCATCATCGGAGCCATCTGGACCTTCTGCACGGGCTGTGGCATTGTCTTTATCATGTACTCCGACACCACACCTGTTATCATTTGCTTGGTGTCCATGTTCTTCACCATGCTGGTGCTTATGGCCTCGCTGTACAGCCACATGTTCATGCTGGCTCGCTCCCATGTCAAGCGCATCGCGGCTCTGCCAGGGTACAACTCCATCCACCAGAGGGCCAGCATGAAGGGAGCCATCACTCTCACAATCCTCCTGGGCATCTTCATCGTCTGCTGGGCACCCTTCTTCCTCCACCTTATTCTGATGATCTCCTGCCCCAGGAACCTGTACTGTGTGTGCTTCATGTCTCACTTCAACATGTACCTCATCCTcatcatgtgtaactctgtgatcGACCCTCTGATCTACGCCTTCAGGAGCCAGGAGATGAGGAAAACCTTTAAGGAGATTATCGGTTGCTACAGCCTGAGGAACGTGTTTGAGTGTCTCCCTGTGTGCTATAAACCTGGAGTGCCATAG